A genomic window from Sulfurospirillum multivorans DSM 12446 includes:
- a CDS encoding IS256 family transposase — protein sequence MKIEIDVEQFAQDIKAGKSIGGSNGALGSLIKQLTEAALAAEIDSHLSQDLNRNRKNGYSSKTMKSDHGAFELDVPRDRNGSFEPEIVKKNQTSMTSEIEEKILSLFALGNSYSQIAKHIEDFYCVGFSKATISAVTDKIIPMLQEWKTRPLEAVYPFIFLDAIHYKVKEDGRYISKAFYTVLGVRVDGKKEVLGLYLNESEGAKFWLQVLTDLQNRGVKDILIASVDGLKGFPEAINSVFPDTEVQLCVVHQIRNSLKYVGSAYQKQFAKELKAVYQAFTKEEAEFELDKLEEKWGKKYPIVFQSWRNKWDNLSVYFQYPEDIRRVIYTTNIIESVHRQFRTLTKTKGAFPNDDSLLKLLYMGIQNAQQKWTMPIRNWSLTISQLAIHFEGRLDDALNL from the coding sequence ATGAAGATAGAAATAGACGTAGAGCAATTTGCTCAAGATATTAAAGCCGGCAAGAGTATTGGTGGCTCAAATGGAGCCTTAGGATCACTCATCAAACAGCTAACCGAAGCCGCGCTAGCAGCTGAGATAGATTCGCACCTCTCCCAAGACCTCAATAGAAATCGAAAAAATGGCTATAGTTCAAAGACTATGAAAAGCGATCATGGTGCCTTTGAACTTGATGTTCCAAGAGACCGTAACGGTAGCTTTGAACCTGAAATCGTAAAGAAAAACCAGACCAGCATGACGAGTGAAATCGAAGAGAAGATTCTTTCTCTCTTCGCACTTGGCAATAGCTATTCCCAAATAGCCAAACACATAGAGGATTTTTACTGCGTAGGCTTCTCTAAAGCCACTATAAGCGCCGTAACCGACAAGATAATACCAATGCTTCAAGAGTGGAAAACAAGACCCTTAGAAGCTGTGTATCCATTTATATTCTTAGATGCCATTCACTACAAAGTAAAAGAGGATGGTCGCTACATCTCAAAAGCATTTTATACAGTGCTTGGTGTTCGAGTGGATGGCAAGAAAGAAGTCTTGGGACTTTACCTCAATGAAAGTGAAGGCGCCAAATTCTGGCTACAGGTGCTTACCGATTTGCAAAACCGTGGCGTTAAAGATATCCTCATTGCTTCGGTAGATGGGCTTAAAGGCTTTCCAGAAGCGATAAACTCAGTCTTTCCAGATACGGAGGTGCAACTCTGTGTAGTTCACCAAATACGCAACAGTCTCAAATATGTGGGCTCTGCTTATCAAAAACAATTTGCTAAAGAACTCAAAGCCGTCTATCAAGCTTTTACCAAAGAAGAAGCAGAATTTGAGCTTGATAAGTTGGAAGAAAAATGGGGTAAAAAATACCCTATCGTCTTTCAATCTTGGAGAAATAAATGGGATAATTTATCTGTCTACTTCCAATATCCAGAAGATATACGTAGAGTTATTTACACAACTAATATCATCGAATCAGTCCACCGCCAGTTTAGAACTCTAACGAAAACCAAAGGTGCTTTTCCCAATGATGATAGCCTGCTAAAACTACTTTATATGGGGATTCAAAATGCCCAGCAAAAATGGACTATGCCAATTAGAAACTGGAGCTTAACAATCTCTCAATTAGCCATTCACTTTGAGGGACGGCTTGATGACGCTTTAAACTTATGA